One genomic region from Cucumis melo cultivar AY chromosome 9, USDA_Cmelo_AY_1.0, whole genome shotgun sequence encodes:
- the LOC103482809 gene encoding protein SPA1-RELATED 2, with translation MEEMSEDMTLLEATEDSHVQNKVRQDAPENEYVLKPENTNVVESQEMVTPVDGGYSQYYPHEFTDILEGKNLNRCKSNLKLSDQPECSPHCMDDAGVMVEELTVKNHNGSNLAIIGPSDNRARLLSRHSQWQHLYQLGSGSGSGSSRLDTSYKNHGLAVTPGLENGGYTSFPEAFAGRASRNDCGEELEEMKATDNKGGDTQGSIRTKILSKSGFPEFFVKSTLKGKGIIRRGVQLEGFNVENRNPKNARIGGGISLASDSSLQHDVKPVIPALYRKSEHKHRGSSLDGISLREWLKVPNQKVNKIKCLYIFRHVVELVERSHARGVLLHDLRPSSFRILTTNQVRYVGTFIQSKTPESLMVKDGQCSDSHLTRKRPLEQGNFLSFGGSPKKQKDAQNMSLMARHSYFPFKSGASLETANTRDCNKNASENYNEHFAEQGGWNKPAGLRAYDSAQTSISDLLEETWYVSPEELMTGCCSAKSNIFSLGVLLFELLGKFESDGALASAMSNLRDRILPPSFLADNLKEVGFCLWLLHPEPASRPTAREILESELINGMPSVPEAEAELSTSIDEEDAESELLLQFLTSLNEQKQKQASKLVEDIRYLESDIEEVNKRHNSAKPVDKSGLSTVDGRDDLILHGGYLNSDPCSQVYRISHTNEERIEKNISQLESAYFSMRSKVDPSENDSAIRTDNDLLRARENCYLPQKDDERSHSDRLGAFFDGFCKYSRYSKFEVRGVLRNGDFNSSSNVICSLSFDRDEDYFAAAGVSKKIRIFEFNSVFNDSVDIHYPAVEMFNRSKLSCICWNGYIKNYLASTDYDGVVKLWDATVGQEVSQFNEHNKRAWSVDFSQVHPTKLASGSDDCSVKLWSINEKNCLGTIRNIANVCCVQFSAHSSHLLAFGSADYRTYCFDLRNTKAPWCVLGGHEKAVSYVKFLDSGTLVSASTDNTLKLWDLNKTNPTGLSTKACSLTFSGHTNEKNFVGLSVSNGYIACGSETNEVYAYHRSLPMPMTSYKFGSIDPISGKETEDDNGQFVSSVCWRGKSDMVIAANSSGCIKVLQMV, from the exons ATGGAAGAAATGAGCGAGGATATGACGCTATTGGAAGCGACTGAGGATTCACATGTCCAAAATAAGGTCAGGCAAGATGCTCCGGAGAATGAGTATGTGCTGAAACCTGAAAATACCAACGTAGTTGAATCACAGGAAATGGTTACACCTGTTGACGGTGGCTATTCACAATATTATCCTCATGAATTTACTGACATCTTAGAGGGCAAGAATCTGAATAGGTGTAAAAGCAATTTGAAATTATCTGATCAACCAGAGTGCAGTCCTCATTGTATGGATGATGCTGGTGTTATGGTTGAAGAGTTGACTGTGAAGAATCACAACGGTTCCAATTTAGCAATTATAGGTCCATCAGACAATAGAGCACGGCTGCTTTCTAGGCATAGTCAGTGGCAACATCTTTACCAGCTTGGAAGTGGTTCAGGAAGTGGGAGTTCACGTCTAGATACTTCTTACAAGAACCATGGTCTGGCAGTAACCCCTGGCTTGGAGAACGGTGGGTACACATCTTTTCCGGAGGCTTTTGCTGGAAGAGCCAGTCGTAATGATTGTGGAGAAGAATTGGAAGAAATGAAGGCTACTGACAATAAGGGTGGTGATACTCAGGGCAGCATTCGGACCAAGATTCTATCAAAATCGGGTTTTCCTGAATTTTTTGTTAAAAGTACCTTGAAAGGCAAGGGGATCATTCGCAGAGGAGTACAACTGGAGGGCTTTAATGTTGAAAATAGAAACCCTAAGAATGCGAGGATTGGTGGGGGTATTTCATTGGCATCTGATTCATCTTTACAGCATGATGTTAAGCCTGTCATTCCTGCTTTGTATAGGAAATCTGAGCATAAACATCGGGGTTCTTCTTTAGATGGCATTAGCCTGAGAGAATGGCTTAAGGTTCCCAAccaaaaagtaaataaaattaaatgctTGTATATATTTAGGCACGTAGTTGAGCTAGTGGAGCGTTCTCATGCTCGGGGGGTTTTGTTGCATGACTTACGTCCATCTTCTTTCAGGATATTGACGACAAATCAGGTAAGGTATGTTGGAACTTTTATTCAAAGTAAAACTCCAGAAAGCCTAATGGTTAAAGATGGTCAGTGTTCAGATAGCCATCTGACTCGGAAAAGGCCATTAGAGCAAGGGAACTTTCTGTCATTTGGCGGATCtcctaaaaaacaaaaagatgcCCAGAATATGAGTCTTATGGCCCGACAttcttattttccttttaaatctgGTGCCAGTCTTGAAACTGCAAACACTAGGGACTGCAATAAGAATGCTTCGGAAAATTACAATGAACATTTTGCGGAACAGGGGGGTTGGAACAAGCCTGCTGGCCTTCGAGCTTATGATTCTGCCCAGACCTCAATAAGTGACCTATTGGAAGAGACGTGGTATGTTAGTCCAGAGGAGCTTATGACAGGATGCTGCTCAGCTAAATCAAACATATTCTCTCTTGGTGTTCTTCTTTTTGAG TTACTTGGAAAGTTTGAATCAGATGGTGCACTTGCTTCGGCAATGTCAAATTTGCGTGACAGGATTCTTCCTCCCAGCTTTCTAGCCGATAATTTGAAGGAAGTTGGTTTTTGTCTTTGGCTGCTTCATCCTGAACCTGCATCTCGTCCTACAGCAAG GGAAATTTTAGAATCAGAACTAATTAATGGAATGCCAAGTGTTCCGGAAGCGGAAGCGGAGCTTTCAACATCTATTGATGAGGAAGATGCTGAATCAGAGTTATTATTGCAGTTTCTCACATCATTGAATGAGCAGAAGCAGAAACAAGCCTCGAAGTTGGTGGAAGACATACGGTATTTAGAATCAGATATTGAAGAAGTCAATAAAAGGCACAATTCAGCCAAACCCGTGGATAAGTCTGGCTTGTCTACTGTGGATGGAAGGGATGATTTGATCCTTCATGGAGGATATTTAAATTCGGATCCGTGCTCTCAGGTATATAGAATATCACATACCAATGAagagagaatagaaaaaaatataagtCAGCTTGAAAGTGCTTATTTTTCCATGAGATCAAAAGTAGATCCTTCTGAGAATGATTCAGCAATTCGGACAGACAACGATTTACTGAGAGCTCGGGAAAACTGCTATCTACCACAAAAAGATGATGAGAGGAGTCACAGTGATCGTCTGGGTGCCTTTTTTGATGGATTTTGCAAGTATTCTCGTTACAGCAAGTTTGAAGTACGTGGAGTACTGAGAAATGGTGATTTTAACAGTTCCTCGAATGTAATTTGTTCCTTGAGTTTTGATCGGGATGAGGACTATTTTGCTGCTGCTGGAGTGTCAAAGAAAATAAGGATTTTTGAGTTTAACTCAGTCTTTAATGACTCGGTAGATATTCACTATCCCGCTGTTGAAATGTTTAATAGATCAAAGCTTAGCTGTATTTGCTGGAATGGCTACATCAAGAACTATTTGGCTTCAACTGATTATGATGGTGTTGTTAAG TTATGGGATGCAACTGTAGGTCAAGAGGTTTCTCAATTCAACGAACACAATAAAAGGGCGTGGTCTGTCGACTTTTCACAAGTGCATCCTACAAAATTGGCCAGCGGAAGTGATGATTGTTCTGTGAAACTTTGGAGTATTAATGAG AAGAACTGTTTGGGCACAATTAGGAACATAGCGAACGTCTGCTGTGTTCAGTTCTCTGCCCACTCAAGCCATTTGCTGGCTTTTGGGTCTGCTGATTACAGAACATATTGCTTTGATCTACGCAATACAAAAGCTCCTTGGTGTGTGTTGGGTGGCCATGAGAAAGCTGTAAGCTACGTGAAGTTCTTGGACTCAGGGACCCTCGTTTCTGCATCCACAGACAACACGTTGAAGCTATGGGATCTTAATAAAACCAATCCTACTGGCTTGTCTACAAAAGCTTGCAGTTTAACTTTCAGCGGCCACACTAATGAAAAG AATTTCGTGGGTCTATCAGTTTCCAATGGCTACATAGCTTGTGGTTCAGAAACAAATGAA GTATATGCCTACCATAGATCTCTGCCCATGCCAATGACTTCCTACAAGTTTGGTTCTATCGACCCTATTTCTGGAAAAGAGACTGAGGACGACAATGGACAGTTTGTTTCAAGTGTATGCTGGAGAGGAAAATCCGACATGGTTATTGCAGCCAACTCAAGTGGGTGTATAAAAGTACTACAAATGGTTTGA